GCGTTGTTCGGTTGGCATCGGGAAGCGGATCTGGCGGTTTTCGTTGTCCGTCCACAGCACACCTTCATCGTCCAGTTGCAAACGATGAGACAGGGAATGGCTCCAACCATGGCCAAGACGGCAGTCGATTTCGACCGCACTGCTTCGGTAAAGGCGCGTCCATTCCAGCGGCAACAAGCCACCCAACTCGCCATCGGAGAGGGTCAGCAATTCCTCGCCCGTCACCATCGAAATCGGGTCGTCTTTGAGGCAGGTTTTGTTGGCACACTCGGTGGGTTGGTCAGCCGGGTTTTTTGATTGATTTGGTGCGTTGTCGACCGCCTCTTTTTGCTCGACACGTGTGGCGCTTTCAGTTTTGCCGCGCGCCTGGATCTGCGCATCCGTTTCCACTTTTCCACCTACGACAGGTGGTTTTTTCTTCGGCGCCGTTGCTGTTTCGGCGGGTTTGGGCGGGGCGATCTCAACGTTGGCTTTACGTGCCGGGTTGAATGCCGAATTGCCATTAAGCAGTAAAGGCCGAGCAGCCTCTGTATGCGGTGTGGCGCTTGTTTTGCTGACTTTCATCAGCATGCCGGTAAAGTCTTCAATCAGTTTCACAACTTTGCCGCTGTTTTGCGTGGCTTTAACTACCTTCGTGCCAATGCGCACGGCCAGGCCGAGACCACCGGTCAGGACGATACCGACCAGGATGTTCAGCAGGAACTCTGTGGTCAGCTGAGCCAGCACTTCCGTGCATGTCTGCGGTGGTAGCATCTTCACCCAGGCCATGATGGCGGCAACGTAGATCCACATTAGTGGTTCATCGCTGGCGATCAACAGGGCGGTGTGAATGGCCTCAGCGGAGGCGTCATAAATTTTCTTGATTTGCTCTTCGGTGAAGAAGTTTTTCAGCTTCTCGTAGTTCTCCCGAGGATGCGCAATCAGGTTGTAGAGGCTTTTGATGTCGCCCCACAAACCCATGATCGCTTTCAGAAAGCCTTCCCATGCGGCCTCCAGTTCCTGCAGGACACGGCCACCCATCGATGCATCGGTATGTGCCTGCCAAAGCGGTAGGAAACTGGTACTCCATTCAGTCTGCAACCAGCCGCTCAAATCGCCGATCACGCCCTGATAGGAGTTGAACAGGCTGTCGATCTGCGCGCGAGTAGGGTTCGGGAAGAACGTGATTTTGTATTGCTGATTGGGCGTGAGGCCGGTGACTTCCAGAATCCCGGTCGAGTCGATTGTCTTGTTGATTTCCGGTCCGGCTTCGTTCTTGCCGATGAACCCGCCCTCCACCACAGGCACCAGACGGACCGGCGTATTGCCGATCGGAACAAATCGCGCAGACTCGAAGCTATGCACAAGCGTGAGCTTGCCGTTTGCCGGGCAGTTGGCATAAAGGGTGTTTTCCTTCTTGCTGTCCTTGTCCTGAGTGCCGACCTCATCACCGACCTTGAATTGCTGTTCCGCGTCCAGCACACCGCCGTACCAGGCCTCGGCATGCTCACGGTAATCCTTCAGGCACTTCTTGAAGTCACTGATGATGGCCTGAGCATCAGGTTGTTTTGCCGTGAGGTTGCCTACAATCTCACCCATCAAAATGCTCATACAGCCACCTCATTTTCCAGATGGGCCTTCAACAGCCCGGTGAAATTCTCTTCCGTGAGTGGCGTGCGTTTTACGAAGCGCGCCACTTTTGTTCGCAGGTTGGATTCGGGGAACGAGAAGTACAGGTCGGCATGCTCATCCAGCAGCCACTGCATCATGTTGCCGATGACGGTCGACGGATTCTGCTTGGTCAAACTATCCAGCAGCGCCGTAGGCACTTCCCACCAAGGCCAGCCCTTCGCCGGCGGCACCGCGCGCGGCCCAACTTCCAAGCTCTTCCCATTGATCAGGTACCGATCAAACACCGGCAGTACTTCACCGGCGGCATCGCCGAGCCCATCCAGAATCGGGTAGATATGCCGCCCATCCCAGAACCGGAAAAACACGTCAGTGCCATCCGGCATCCGAACCTGAGTGAGGCTACGCAGGTGTTTGAACACCACGTCCGGTTCGCTGCTGGAAACGGCCAGCCACCCCCAATCGAGGGCATCCGTTTCGGCAATCCACGACAGAAAGCTTGAGTTGGGTTTCAACTCGGTGAGGTAGGGCATCACCGGCTGCCAAGCTGCGTAGGGTGTGCCGCCCCAGATCGGCATCGCCTGGGTTGTGGGTTCATGTTGGTAAAGGGTTTTGAGCGCTTCGGCATCGCTGGCCGCGCTGACGATCAAGTACAAACACTCACCCGTCTGCAACGGCCGTTCAGCCAGCCACGCTTGAGGAGTCAAAAGATCAGATCGCACAAGCACCTGCCTTGCATTTCTCGCACTCTTCACAGAATGGCGCGTTACTGGGGCTCGACTTTGCGGTGGGCAGGGCAAGGACCTGGAGATCGTGTTCCAGACCCTCGATGGTCAGGGCAAAGTGAGTCTGATCGGCCGGCGCGAACATCCCTTGTTCCTCGTGCAATGCTGCGGCGTGCGTTGACACCCGAAAACCGGATCAACGGACGCGAAATTCTGGAAGGGCCGCAAACAACATCGACCAGCAGCGCTGGTCGATGCTTGAAACGCTCGGCCGGACTTAACCTGCGACCGGGGAACGCCAGTCATCGGAACCCGAGGTACCGGATACTTCGTGGGTCCAGGTGATTTTGCGGTAGGTGAATTGCACTTCTTCCAGGTGCGTGAAGTGCGAATTCGACGGGTCCTGGCAGTTGTGCATTTTGTTGTTGATGGCGACGATGATCGCGTCTTCCAGTTGGGTGGTGTAGTAGTGCTCCTGGGTCCCTTGGGCCGAGGTGCGGTACCACTGGATAACGATTTCGCTCATGCGCTCGCCGGAGGTCAGCGCCGCTTGCAGCAGTGGCGAAGACTTGTCGTAGACCTTGGTGATCACGACTGGCTTGTGTACGCGCTGACCGGTCGGTTGGCCGGACTGTGGATCACGCGGGATGATCACGTCGTGGCTGAAAGCCTGAACCATGACCTGGTCTTCGTGACCTTCCTGGTAGGTGTTGCCAACCGAGTCAGCGGTGAACGCGCCAGCAGTGATCAGGCCTTGTTTCTCACCAGTAACGGACATGTACGCGGGTGTAGCCATGGAAGTGCTCCTTGCTAAAAAGTTAGGGCCCGGGAGGCAAAATTGCCCGGCGGGTGCCTGACTGTTATCAAGGACCGTGCCGTAGATGATTAAAGTTATATAAAACAGGTAGTTGAGGCGGTTTATCCAACGCCGAAAAAATTTTCGGCAAGGATCAGCTGAAAAAGTGCGCAATAGGTTGCGCACCACTGCGCAACCTATTGCGCACTTGGCTGGAGGGCTTGATAAACCTGGCGTCCAGCATCGCTGGAGGACTTTTCCCCGAAATAGTTGCGCAACTTTTTGCGCATCAAGGCCTTGAGCCATCGCCCCCGGCAATGGGCGCAACGAACAGCGCTGCCCGGAGGTCAAATCCAACGCCGAGATCACTGAACAAGCCTGACATCGACTGGAGAACGACATGAAAATCCTGATGGTTTTAACGTCCCACGATCAATTGGGTAACACCGGCAAGAAAACCGGCTTCTGGCTCGAAGAATTCGCCGCCCCGTATTACACCTTCAAGGATGCAGGTGCGCAGCTGACCCTGGTTTCACCCAAGGGCGGCCAGCCACCACTGGACCCCAAAAGCGACGAGCCGGACGCGCAAACCGCGGCCACCGATCGCTTTCGCAAGGATCCTGCTGCCCAGTCCGCCTTGGCGTCTACCGGGCTGCTGAGTACTGTGAGGGCCGAAGATTACGATGCTGTTTTCTATCCAGGCGGGCATGGTCCGCTGTGGGATCTGGCTGAAGACACCTTTTCAATTGCCTTGATCGAGGCGTTTTACAAGGCGGGCAAACCGGTGGCGGCGGTCTGTCACGCGCCGGGGGTGTTGCGTCATGTCAAGGATGCGGACGGCCAGCCATTGGTCAAAGGCAAGCGTGTGACGGGCTTCACCAATTCCGAAGAAGCCGCTGTGCAGCTGACGGACGTGGTGCCGTTTTTGGTGGAGGACATGCTCAGGGCCAACGGTGGCCTGTACTCCAAGGCGGATGACTGGGCGAGTTACATGGTCGCGGAGGGTCTGTTGTTGACCGGTCAGAACCCGGCCTCGTCGGAAGCGACCGCCAAGGCGTTGTTGGCGAAGCTGGAGTAAACCCAGATAGCCATCGGTCGAATTTATGTGGCGAGCGAGCTTGCTCCGGGCGGCGTTCCGACGTTGGGCTGCGCAGCGGCCCCAAAACTCTGCGTACAAGCGCAGATTTTGTGAGTGCTACGCACTCAAGCGGGAGCAAGCTTCCTCGTCACAAAGTGTGTTTGACTGAAAGCTCTTTGGGTCAAGTCAGATTCGCTAACCCCAATGTCTTGCAGCACTCCTCGATCGACCGCTGTTGCGTCTGCGCATACAGCCCCAACTCATCAATCGTCGACCTTCCCAAGGCCTTTTCGAACGCTTGCCGGTTCGAATGCACGCCATAGTGGGTTTGCGCCGCATCCCCCAGGTTGGACTGAAAAATCCCCGCCGCACTGACCGGCAAAAAGTCTTCGTACACCAGTGGTTCAACCCGCACATAGCCACCTCTGAGCAAATCCTCCAGCGACGCGCCTTTCAGTTCATCCGCCGCCAGGCCTTTTTCCGTCACGAAGTAGCGAAAGTACGCCAGCTCCTGTTGGCGCATGGCCTCGAGGGTGTCAGGGAATTCGCCGAAGTGCTGCGTCATTAGCGCGTTGTAGTGTGCGGCGTTGGCTTCGTTGGGAAAATCCTTGAGTTCATCCCGGGCAGCGTTGAGCAAGCGGTCATAAAGCGCCCGGCCCTTGGGGGTGAGCGCCGCGCCGCGTTGTTCGATTTCACCGAAGCGGGCGCTGTGGCTGCCACGGGTTTCGGCCTGATCGGTAAAAGCAATCGGCTCATCCAGCGCCTTGAAACTGGTTTGGCGCAGCAGGATCGGGCATCGGCGGCGGGGAGGGCCTTCGATCACCGCTTTGGGGGTGATGCCATGGGCGGGCATTTGTGCCTGGACGATGTCGATGTCCAGGGTTCGTGGCGTCAGGTGGTTGATGTGCGGGCCTTTGAACGCCACCACGTCGGCGATCAGTCGATGCTGGGCGCTCAGTTGCTGGTATTGCGCGGCGGTGACGGTGGCGCTGTGGTGCCAGCGGAAGGTTTCCAGGGCTTGTGTGACAAAGTCCTGCGTCTCGTATTCAGTCAGGCCGCCCTGGGTTTCAGCGCGTTCGATAAGGGCCAATGCCGCCGGGGTAAAGATCGAGCGCGTGTCCAGCACCGACTGGGCAAAAGCCCGCAGTTCGGCGTCTTCGATCAGTTCCAGGCGCAGCAGCGAGGTGAACACCCGGAACGGGCTGACCTGCAACGCCGCCTCATGCACGGCGCGGAACGCGGTGGAATGCACCGGCACGCCGGCCGGGGTCAGGTCGTAATAGCCCACCGGTTGCATGCCCATTACCGCAAACAGGCGGGCGAGGGTTGCCAGTTCAGCGGCGGTGCCGACGCGGATCGCACCGTGGCGCTCCAGGTCCAGTCGCTGGATTTCACCAGTACTGTTCAGCTGTCGGGCGATCTGCGGATCGCTGTCCAGCACGCGGCGGTTGGTCTGTTCCACCAGCTCCATCAGCGCGCCGTACAGCGGCACTTCTTCGCGGTACATGTCGGACATCGCTTTGGAGAAGCGTTGGCGGATCAGGTCAGGGCTGACGAAGTTCGGATGGCTCATGAAAAAAATTCCTGGCGCGGTGTGATGAATGCGAGAAAAGATCGCAGCCTTCGGCGGCGCCGACAAACGAAGTTTCTGACGAACTTCATTCTGCCAAGGACTGTTCTTGCAACG
The window above is part of the Pseudomonas sp. B21-048 genome. Proteins encoded here:
- a CDS encoding DUF4123 domain-containing protein translates to MTPQAWLAERPLQTGECLYLIVSAASDAEALKTLYQHEPTTQAMPIWGGTPYAAWQPVMPYLTELKPNSSFLSWIAETDALDWGWLAVSSSEPDVVFKHLRSLTQVRMPDGTDVFFRFWDGRHIYPILDGLGDAAGEVLPVFDRYLINGKSLEVGPRAVPPAKGWPWWEVPTALLDSLTKQNPSTVIGNMMQWLLDEHADLYFSFPESNLRTKVARFVKRTPLTEENFTGLLKAHLENEVAV
- a CDS encoding Hcp family type VI secretion system effector; its protein translation is MATPAYMSVTGEKQGLITAGAFTADSVGNTYQEGHEDQVMVQAFSHDVIIPRDPQSGQPTGQRVHKPVVITKVYDKSSPLLQAALTSGERMSEIVIQWYRTSAQGTQEHYYTTQLEDAIIVAINNKMHNCQDPSNSHFTHLEEVQFTYRKITWTHEVSGTSGSDDWRSPVAG
- a CDS encoding type 1 glutamine amidotransferase domain-containing protein — encoded protein: MKILMVLTSHDQLGNTGKKTGFWLEEFAAPYYTFKDAGAQLTLVSPKGGQPPLDPKSDEPDAQTAATDRFRKDPAAQSALASTGLLSTVRAEDYDAVFYPGGHGPLWDLAEDTFSIALIEAFYKAGKPVAAVCHAPGVLRHVKDADGQPLVKGKRVTGFTNSEEAAVQLTDVVPFLVEDMLRANGGLYSKADDWASYMVAEGLLLTGQNPASSEATAKALLAKLE
- a CDS encoding VOC family protein; translation: MSHPNFVSPDLIRQRFSKAMSDMYREEVPLYGALMELVEQTNRRVLDSDPQIARQLNSTGEIQRLDLERHGAIRVGTAAELATLARLFAVMGMQPVGYYDLTPAGVPVHSTAFRAVHEAALQVSPFRVFTSLLRLELIEDAELRAFAQSVLDTRSIFTPAALALIERAETQGGLTEYETQDFVTQALETFRWHHSATVTAAQYQQLSAQHRLIADVVAFKGPHINHLTPRTLDIDIVQAQMPAHGITPKAVIEGPPRRRCPILLRQTSFKALDEPIAFTDQAETRGSHSARFGEIEQRGAALTPKGRALYDRLLNAARDELKDFPNEANAAHYNALMTQHFGEFPDTLEAMRQQELAYFRYFVTEKGLAADELKGASLEDLLRGGYVRVEPLVYEDFLPVSAAGIFQSNLGDAAQTHYGVHSNRQAFEKALGRSTIDELGLYAQTQQRSIEECCKTLGLANLT